In a single window of the Nicotiana tomentosiformis chromosome 8, ASM39032v3, whole genome shotgun sequence genome:
- the LOC104110477 gene encoding GDSL esterase/lipase At5g08460-like, protein MAPSPHPMYEGGVDCGTNNFLGTFARADRLHYGRDSNTHQPTGRFCSGRIPKFWVKTANFPFFVDLIISALRLGLPFVPSYLGQAGSIEDMILGVNYASAGAGIIFSSGSELGQHISLAQQIEQATNTIQQFIMTIGEEATADLMSTSVFYISIGANDYILYYLRNVSDVQSVYLPWSFNQFLAQTMKQEIKNLYNANVRKVVVMELAPIGCAPYNLRLYHSKNGQCVETINDMILEFNFAVRYIVAELNEELVGATVIFCDAFEGSMDIIQNHDRYGFSVTDEACCGLGKYKGWILCISPEIAFSNASNHIWWDQFHPTDAVNAILADNVWSGLHTPMCYPMNLQDMLAPSIR, encoded by the exons ATGGCCCCgtcgcctcacccgatgtatgaaGGTGGAG TTGATTGTGGTACCAACAATTTTCTTGGAACTTTTGCTCGTGCTGATAGGCTTCATTATGGACGTGATTCTAATACACATCAACCTACTGGACGCTTCTGCAGTGGAAGAATTCCT AAATTTTGGGTTAAGACTGCTAATTTTCCATTTTTTGTTGATTTGATTATATCAGCATTGCGTCTTGGATTACCATTTGTGCCAAGTTACCTAGGGCAGGCTGGTTCAATTGAAGACATGATTCTTGGTGTTAATTATGCTTCTGCTGGTGCTGGCATTATTTTCTCAAGCGGCTCTGAATTG GGTCAGCATATCTCACTTGCACAGCAAATAGAGCAGGCCACTAACACTATTCAGCAGTTTATAATGACTATTGGTGAGGAAGCAACAGCTGATCTGATGTCAACTTCTGTGTTCTACATTTCAATCGGGGCCAACGACTACATTCTTTACTATCTCCGGAATGTATCTGATGTTCAATCTGTTTACTTACCCTGGAGCTTTAACCAGTTTTTGGCACAGACAATGAAGCAGGAAATTAAG AACTTGTACAATGCAAATGTCAGAAAAGTGGTTGTAATGGAACTGGCTCCAATAGGCTGTGCTCCTTACAACTTACGGCTATACCATAGCAAGAATGGGCAGTGTGTGGAAACCATAAACGACATGATACTGGAGTTCAACTTTGCTGTTAGATATATCGTCGCTGAACTTAATGAGGAACTTGTTGGTGCCACTGTCATATTCTGTGATGCATTTGAAGGGTCAATGGACATCATTCAGAATCATGACCGTTATG GTTTCAGTGTGACAGATGAGGCTTGCTGTGGTTTAGGCAAATACAAAGGCTGGATCTTGTGCATTTCCCCTGAAATAGCGTTCAGTAACGCCTCAAATCATATCTGGTGGGATCAATTTCACCCGACTGATGCTGTGAACGCTATCCTTGCTGACAATGTATGGTCCGGCTTGCACACACCTATGTGCTACCCAATGAACTTGCAGGACATGTTGGCTCCAAGCATCAGATAA